The Nitrobacter hamburgensis X14 genome contains the following window.
TCCCCGAGCGCCGCCAGCGAAGCGATCAGCGGATGCCTCGGGTTCACCTCGAGAACCGGCTTGGATGCGCCGGTCAACTGTCCGACGCCAACGAGAATTTTTTCCAGTTGCCGATCAGGCCCCGACTCGGCCGCTATGAGGCAAACGGGGCTATCGGTGAGCCGCTCGGACGAGCGCACGTCGGACACCAGGTCCGCGAGCGTCGTCTTGAGAAAGGCGAGGAACTCGGTAACGCTCGCGCTGACCTCCTGCAGGGTTTCGGCGCTGGCGTCGACGCGCGGGATCGCCGCCAGATCCGTATCACCCTGCGTTACGGACTTGAACGGCTTCCCCTCGAAGCTCGGCGCGGACGTGACCCAGAAGCTGTCGACCGGATCGGACAGCAGCAGGACCTCCACGCCGCGGGCACGGAAACCCTCCAGATGGGGCGAGGCTTCGAGACGCGCGGCGTCCTGCCCGGCGAGATAGTAGATCGAGGTCTGATTGTCCTTCAGGGCGCCGACATAGTCCTTGAGGCTTCGCAACGATCCCGCCGTGGTCCTGAACCGGCAAAGCGAGAGAATGGCGTCGCGCCGGTCGGCGGCATCGTAGATGCCTTCCTTGAACATCGGGCCGAAGGCCTCCCAGACTTTTCCGTAAGCCTGCGCGTCTTTCTCGGCGAGCTTCTCGAGCTCGCTGAGGACACGGCCGGTGATACTCTTCTTGATCGCGGCCAGGATCGGGCTTTCCTGAATCATTTCGCGCGAGATATTGAGCGGAAGATCCGCCGAGTCGACGACGCCGCGCACGAACCGCAGATAGCGGGGCAGCAGATCGGCATCGTCAGTAATAAAGACGCGTTTCACGTATAGCTTGATCGGTCCCTTGCGATCGGTCTCAAACAGATCGAAAGACCGGGTCTGCGGCACGAACAGCAGCGCCGTGAACTCCTGCCGCCCTTCGGCGCGGAAATGCACCGTCAGCGCCGGCTCATCGAAATGGCCGGCAACGCTGCGATAGAAATCAACGTATTCGGACGTGCCTATCTCGCCACGTGGCTTGGTCCACAGCGCCGCGCCATCGGCAATCTCGGTCGGGGCGGCTCCGGGCTGCTCGACAAGTACGATCGGGACTGGCACATGGCCCGATTGCTCCCTGACGATCTGTTCAAGCTTGAGCCGATCGGTATATCCCTTGGCATCTTCCGTAAGATGAAGCATCACGCGGGTGCCTCTCGCAGGAGCTTCGCTCTCATCCGCAGGCGTGACCGTGAACGTCCCCTTCCCGTCCGAAGACCAGCGCCAGGCTTCGCCTGCGCCCGCGCGGCGCGAGATCACATCGACCTGATCCGCCACCATGAAGGCCGAGTAGAAACCGACCCCGAACTGACCGATCACAGTCACGCCGTCGCCGGCTTCGGCGGACTTCGCCTGTTCGACCTTGGCCTGCTCGATGAAAGCCTTGGTGCCCGACCGGGCGATCGTGCCCAGCGCGTCGACCATCTCATCCCGGCTCATGCCGATGCCGTTGTCATCGACCGTCAGTTGCCGGCGTTCCGCATCGATGGTTATGGCAATCTGCGGCCTGGCATCGTCCGCCAGCAATGCGGGATCGCTGATCGCGTCATAACGCAGCCGCTCGCAGGCATCGGCTGCGTTCGAAATCAGCTCCCGCAAAAACACGTCCTTATCGGAATAGACCGAGTGCACCATCATCTGGAGCAGCTTGGCGACATCCGCTTCAAACACCCGGCTTTCGGCCGCGCCGTCACTGTCGATTGTCGAGGTCATAGTCGCATTACCCTTGATCATTTGGCGCAAGACTCAGCATCAGGTGATATAGAAAATAAGCGACCGGCATGCCAGTGCGCCGACCGCGCCTCCCGCCTCTCGGTCCGCCAGCCAAACGCAGGGGCGTGAACCCGATCCGACCACTCTCGCCGATCGTGAAGAACTCCTGTCGACAGCAGCATCAACGCCACACGAGCGGCAGACACAATGGTCAGGAGCAACCGCTCCGCGTTCTTATGCCGCATCTATCGTATCGCCGTGCCCGCAGGCAACGGTCCGTCTGGGAACTCATACGCCGTCAGCAGCAGAACAGCACGGGGTCAGTTTAGAGCGAACCTAATCTCGTCCTGTAGTAAAGCGAGGTCGGCTTCGGTAAACAATTGGCGCTGATCTGACGGGCATTCACACCTCCTCGATTTGTAAGATCTGGCAACAGCGGCGGGACGAATGGACAATTCCGGATTGGTTAATGGTCGACGGCGATGAACTCTGGCAGCGAAAGAAGCGTCGCGCTTTCGTTATCAACCAGCTTTATCAATGGCACTGGATCACCTCCGGGCTCTGCCTGATCGGCATGTTGTTGTTCGCCGTCACCGGAATCACGCTGAACAATTCCGGGAAAATCGAAGCCAAGCCGACGGTCGTGATGCGCGAGGGGCAATTGCCACAGGCGCTGATCGCCGACCTCAAGCCTGAGCCCGGCGCAGCCAAGGCGGCTTTGTCGCCGGGCATCACCGGGTGGCTGCAACGCGAGATCGGCGCCGATACCGCCGACCGCGACACCGAATGGTCGGATCAGGAGGTCTATGTGGCCCTGCCCCGGCCCGGCGGCGACGCATGGCTCAGCATCCAGCGCGACAGCGGCGCGGTGTCCTATGAAGTCACGGACCGCGGCTGGATCGCCTATCTCAACGATCTCCATAAGGGCCGTCATGCCGGCAAGGCGTGGAGCTGGTTCCTCGACGTGTTCGCGGCCGCTGCGATCATCTTCTGTGTCACCGGCCTGCTGCTTCTGCAGCTTCATTCCAAGCGGCGCCCGGCCACATGGCCCGTCGTCGGCATGGGGCTGGTTATCCCGATGCTGCTCGCTGTTCTCCTCATTCATAGCTAGAAGGTCAACAATGCGCCTCCTGATTTCCGCCGCACTCACCACGCTCGCCGCAGGCCCGTCGCTGGCCTCCGAAGCCACGATCAGCATCGATATTCCGCAGCTCAACGTCGTCGAGTACCACAAGCCCTACGTCGCGATGTGGGTCGAGGCGGCCGACGGCGGCAAGGTCACCAACCTCGCCGTTTGGTACGAGGTCAACAACAAGAAGAACGAGGGCGCGAAATGGCTCAAGGACATGCGGCAATGGTGGCGCCGCGCCGGCCGCGAGCTGACGATGCCGGTCGATGGATTGTCGAGCCCCACCCGCGCGCCCGGTACCCATCAGATCAAGTTCGATAGCGCCGACAAACCGCTCGATGGGCTGACCCCGGGCAGCTACCAGCTTGTCATCGAGGCCGCTCGCGAAGTCGGCGGTCGGGAGTTGCTGAAAATCCCGTTCGAATGGCCGCCGAAAGCTCCCGCAACCGGCGAAGCCAAGGGCGAACGCGAGCTTGGCGCGGTCACATTGAAATTGACCCCCTAATCCACGCCCCCGACTACGCCGCGTACTTTGTCGCCCCACAGCTTTCATGGAAAGGATTTCGCCATGACCAACCATCTCAAGCTCACGTTGATCGCAGCCGCGGTTTCGCTGCTTGCCCTGCCGGCGCAGGCTCACCGCGCCTGGCTGCTGCCATCGGCCACCGTATTGTCCGGCTCGGACGTCTGGGTCACGGTTGATGCTGCCGTCTCCAACGACCTGTTCTACTTCGAGCATAACCCGTTGCAACTCGACAACCTGTCGGTCGAGGGACCCGACGGCAAGGCCGTCGCGCCGGAGAACCTGGCAAAGGGCCGCTTTCGCAGCACCTTCGATTTCAAACTGACGCAGCCGGGCACCTACAAACTGACGGTGGCCAATCAGGGCCTGTTCGCCAACTACAAACTGGATGGCCAGAAAAAGCGCTGGCGTGGCAAGGCCGAGGAACTCGCAACGGCTATCCCCGCCAAAGCAACTGACGTGAAGGTCACGGAAAACCGCAGCCGGATCGAATCCTTCGTCACATCGGGCAAGCCTTCGGTTGACACGCTGAAACCGACCGGCGTCGGGCTTGAAATGGTTCCGGTAACCCACCCGAACAATCTGGTCGTTGGTGAGAAGGCAACGTTCCGCCTGGTGCTGGACGGACAACCCGCCAGCGGCGTCGCGGTCGAGATCGTCCCGGGTGGAATCCGCTATCGCGACAAGCTGAACGACAGCAAGGTCACCACCGACGACTCCGGCACCTTCAGCGTCACATGGCCGGGACCCGGATTCTACTGGATGAGCGCATCGGTGCGCGACGACAAGAGCAAGAGGCAGCGCCGTAGCACTTACACCACCACGGTCGAAGTGCTGCCGCAGTAAAAACGCCGATGACGGCGTCAGCCTTCCGGCGCGTGGCGATCCCGGCAATGCCGGCGACGCCGCTCGCCGTTCCGGCGGGCGGTCGCATTCGCGAAATCTCCGGCGCGACCATGGGCACCACATGGTCGGTCAAGTTCGTCGGTTCGTCCGCCAGCCTGCAAACGCTACACCGGATGATTCCCCTCGCGCTCGCTCGCGTGATCGCGCAGATGAGCCCGTGGGAAGGCCAATCCGACATCAGCCGGTTCAACCGGTTGCCGCCGAACCAATGGCAGGAGTTGCCGCGGGAGCTCGGTCGGGTGATGGAGAGCGCGCTGCGCATCGCGCGGGAATCCGGCGGCGCCTACGATCCGACCATGGGAGCGTTGGTCGACCTCTGGGGTTTTGGCCCGAGTGGACCTCGCAGAGCACCGCCGCCGCCGGATGAGATCGCTCGATGTCACCAGGCTTGCGGATGGCGACAACTCGACCTCGACACCGGCGCCCGCCGCCTGCGCCGGCACAATTGCGGGCCAATCGATCTCTGCGGCATCGCCAAGGGCTTTGCCGTCGATCTGGTGGCGGAAACGTTGTTCGAGCTTGGCATTCACCACGCGCTGGTGGAGATCGGCGGCGAATTGCGGGGGCACGGGGTCAAGCCCGATGGCAGCCCGTGGTGGGTCGAGATCGACCGGCCCGCCCAGGCAGCGGCCGGCGTCGCCGCCGAGCCGATGCTGGTGGCATTGCACGACCTCGCGATCGCAACATCCGGCTGCGAACGCGGCTTCACGCGCGGCGCGCAGCACTTCTCCCACACCCTGGATCCGCGAACCGGATGGCCGATCGCCAACGGCATGGTCACCGCGACCGTCCTGCATCGCTCCTGCATGGAAGCCGATGCGTACGCGACAGCGCTGATGGTGCTGGGGCCGGACGCCGGAGCCGATTTCGCCGCCAGACACCAGCTCGCGGCAATTATTCGCTTCTCGGGCAACGATGACGCTATCATCGCTGAACGGACCACGCCGATGCTCGATCAGATGCTGTCGTAACCCGGACGCTTTAACGTCGCGGAAGTTGCGCGCCCGTTCCGTGAACGGGTCAGCTCTGCGCCCATTGCCGCAGCAGGTTATGATACAGCGAGGTCAACGACACCACGGACGGGTGCTCGGGATGGTCGGCGTTGAGACGAATGATCGACATGTCCAGGTCGAACATCATGGCACGCCGTATAACATCACTGATCATGCTCTCGGTCCAGAAGAAAGAAGCGATACGCGAGCCGCGCGTGACTTTGGTGACGTGGTGAACGCTGGTGCCGGGATAGACGATCATATCGCCGGCCGGCAGCTTCACGGAATGCGCGCCGTAGGTATCCTCGATCACCAGTTCGCCTCCGTCGTATTCCTCGGGCGACGACAGGAACAACGTCGAGGACACGTCGGTCCGCACCCGCATCCCGGTCCCGGGAACAGTGCGGATGGCGTTGTCGACGTGCGAGCCGAAATTCATCTCGCCATCGGCGTCGTAGCGATTGAACAGCGGCGGGAAGATCGTCTTCGGCAATACCGCCGACACGAATAGCGGATTCCGGTTGAGCGCCGCGAGCACCATGTCGCCGAGTTCACGGGCTTCCGGCGTTCCCTCGGGCAATTGCAGGTTGCGCTTGACCTGCGCCGATTGATGCCCGGCCGTAACGCGCCCATCCACCCAAGCGGTGCGCGCCATCACCTCGCGGCAATGCTGGACCTGCTCCGGCGTCAGGACATTCGGAATTCGCACCAGCACCAGGATGTCCTTTCAGATAAAGAGCCGGCGCCTCGCGACGCCGGCTCCGATATTGTCACTTCTGCGATCAAAAAAGCGCGCCGGTTACTTGCTCACGTAGCGCGCAGCCTTCACCGGATAATCGGCGACCGGCGGCGGCGGCGTAAAGTGATAGCGGTAGGTCAGCATCGCGGTTCGTCCGGCAGCCGGAACGGCGTGGCCCTGGTAGTATTGGCCGTAGTACAGCTCGTCCGTCACGTTGTAGACGTTGAGCTGCAGCAGCGAATCCCTGGTGACCTTGTAGCTCGTCATGAGATCGAGCTTCCAGTATTCCGGCACATAAGAGGTGTTCGTCGGATTGACGAAAGTACGTGCTGCATAAGTCACACCGCCGCCAACGGTCCACTGCGGCGTGAAGTCGTAGGTCGACCACAGCGAGAAGTTATGCGGCGGCGTGTTGGGCAGCTGGCGGCCCAACTGCGAAAGATCAGTCGTGTTGACGATCTTGGAGTCGAGATAGCTGTAGCCCGCGAACAGGCCCCACTGATCGGTGAGCTTGCCTGCGGCACTCACCTCGACACCGTCCACGCGCGCAAGGCCGCCAAGCACCAGCGCGAGGTTTCCGGCGATCGGATCGATCGGAATACGCAGATTGGTCTTTTCGATCCGGAACACCGCGCCGCTCAGCGTCAGCTTGCCGTTAAGCACATCCGCCTTGGCGCCGACTTCGATCGTCGTGTTGCGCTCAGGAGCCAGCAAGGGGTTCGCCGCGTTGTTGTCGCGGGCGTCGAGCGTCTGGAATTCAGCCGCAGGATTGTACGACACGCCATAGGCAGCATAGAGGCTCGATTTCGACGTCGGATGGAAGACCCCGCCGACGCGCCAGCTAACCATATCGTCGGTCCGGCCAAGCTGCTCGCTTCCGGGCGCCAACGCGAAATTGGTGTATTTCGAACGGAAGTTGTCGTAACGGATCGACCCGAGTAGCTCGAAGTATTTGTTGAGCTTGACCTGATCGAAGCCGTAGACCGCGTAGTTGGTCGACACCGTCGAATTCGGCAAGCCGAACCCGGTATTCGGCCCGCCAAAGGATGTATCGACGGGAGCAAAGGCGCTGGTTCGGCACGCCAGATCGCCTGGCACGCAGTAATTAGCGCGTATCTGATCGCGGGTTTCGCGCGCGGCTTCGGCGCCCACCGCGAACGTATGCTCCCAGCCGCCGGTCCAGAACTTGCCGGTCAGGTCGGTCTGGTTGATGAGCAGCGTGTTGTTGGTCACCGTCTCGAAGTGCTGCCGCCCCATCGTCATCAGTTCAACTGGATAGCCCGGCGTGATGGCCGTGGCGTTGTCGGCCTGCAATTCGCCGCGCGGGGCTGTCGGCCGCGCCATGCGGTTGACACTGACGTATCGCGTCCCGTTCGAAATCTT
Protein-coding sequences here:
- the htpG gene encoding molecular chaperone HtpG, whose protein sequence is MTSTIDSDGAAESRVFEADVAKLLQMMVHSVYSDKDVFLRELISNAADACERLRYDAISDPALLADDARPQIAITIDAERRQLTVDDNGIGMSRDEMVDALGTIARSGTKAFIEQAKVEQAKSAEAGDGVTVIGQFGVGFYSAFMVADQVDVISRRAGAGEAWRWSSDGKGTFTVTPADESEAPARGTRVMLHLTEDAKGYTDRLKLEQIVREQSGHVPVPIVLVEQPGAAPTEIADGAALWTKPRGEIGTSEYVDFYRSVAGHFDEPALTVHFRAEGRQEFTALLFVPQTRSFDLFETDRKGPIKLYVKRVFITDDADLLPRYLRFVRGVVDSADLPLNISREMIQESPILAAIKKSITGRVLSELEKLAEKDAQAYGKVWEAFGPMFKEGIYDAADRRDAILSLCRFRTTAGSLRSLKDYVGALKDNQTSIYYLAGQDAARLEASPHLEGFRARGVEVLLLSDPVDSFWVTSAPSFEGKPFKSVTQGDTDLAAIPRVDASAETLQEVSASVTEFLAFLKTTLADLVSDVRSSERLTDSPVCLIAAESGPDRQLEKILVGVGQLTGASKPVLEVNPRHPLIASLAALGDGDRAFKEDTARMLLDDARVLDGDRPSDALEFSRRLARIVERGLRGSTA
- a CDS encoding TonB-dependent receptor; translation: MGMLSADHASDTRSGNGAAGHSSVIGWGKAMIGVAAVMLIPDSADAQPASSAEDLPQVRVTAPKRQAKKRTVHRAPVRAAPVPFVAAPSNVQVNPIVGDGHGVTGYQAPAQAGISRLPTSLADTPQTVNVVTQQVLQEQRLLSMEDALRTVPGITFSAGEGGQQGDSPIVRGFAARGDMFRDGIRDPGWYTRDLFSADRVEVYKGPSGFAFGRGSTGGAINTVSKLPQATNFVDGTVSGVTSGGYRAEVDADGKQGNLSGRLAAMYQDIPTAGRDHIFAKRWGVAPSVKAEFSEDTRGIFSYVYQGEDSVPDYGHRYLPAPTYSQTTGALATPGYFGNGAATPPMPVPRHVWYGVVGGPLADRQLTDTHIATARFEHDFNDNLKISNGTRYVSVNRMARPTAPRGELQADNATAITPGYPVELMTMGRQHFETVTNNTLLINQTDLTGKFWTGGWEHTFAVGAEAARETRDQIRANYCVPGDLACRTSAFAPVDTSFGGPNTGFGLPNSTVSTNYAVYGFDQVKLNKYFELLGSIRYDNFRSKYTNFALAPGSEQLGRTDDMVSWRVGGVFHPTSKSSLYAAYGVSYNPAAEFQTLDARDNNAANPLLAPERNTTIEVGAKADVLNGKLTLSGAVFRIEKTNLRIPIDPIAGNLALVLGGLARVDGVEVSAAGKLTDQWGLFAGYSYLDSKIVNTTDLSQLGRQLPNTPPHNFSLWSTYDFTPQWTVGGGVTYAARTFVNPTNTSYVPEYWKLDLMTSYKVTRDSLLQLNVYNVTDELYYGQYYQGHAVPAAGRTAMLTYRYHFTPPPPVADYPVKAARYVSK
- a CDS encoding DUF4198 domain-containing protein, whose amino-acid sequence is MTNHLKLTLIAAAVSLLALPAQAHRAWLLPSATVLSGSDVWVTVDAAVSNDLFYFEHNPLQLDNLSVEGPDGKAVAPENLAKGRFRSTFDFKLTQPGTYKLTVANQGLFANYKLDGQKKRWRGKAEELATAIPAKATDVKVTENRSRIESFVTSGKPSVDTLKPTGVGLEMVPVTHPNNLVVGEKATFRLVLDGQPASGVAVEIVPGGIRYRDKLNDSKVTTDDSGTFSVTWPGPGFYWMSASVRDDKSKRQRRSTYTTTVEVLPQ
- a CDS encoding Fe2+-dependent dioxygenase, which encodes MLVRIPNVLTPEQVQHCREVMARTAWVDGRVTAGHQSAQVKRNLQLPEGTPEARELGDMVLAALNRNPLFVSAVLPKTIFPPLFNRYDADGEMNFGSHVDNAIRTVPGTGMRVRTDVSSTLFLSSPEEYDGGELVIEDTYGAHSVKLPAGDMIVYPGTSVHHVTKVTRGSRIASFFWTESMISDVIRRAMMFDLDMSIIRLNADHPEHPSVVSLTSLYHNLLRQWAQS
- a CDS encoding PepSY-associated TM helix domain-containing protein, with the translated sequence MPDWLMVDGDELWQRKKRRAFVINQLYQWHWITSGLCLIGMLLFAVTGITLNNSGKIEAKPTVVMREGQLPQALIADLKPEPGAAKAALSPGITGWLQREIGADTADRDTEWSDQEVYVALPRPGGDAWLSIQRDSGAVSYEVTDRGWIAYLNDLHKGRHAGKAWSWFLDVFAAAAIIFCVTGLLLLQLHSKRRPATWPVVGMGLVIPMLLAVLLIHS
- a CDS encoding FAD:protein FMN transferase; protein product: MTASAFRRVAIPAMPATPLAVPAGGRIREISGATMGTTWSVKFVGSSASLQTLHRMIPLALARVIAQMSPWEGQSDISRFNRLPPNQWQELPRELGRVMESALRIARESGGAYDPTMGALVDLWGFGPSGPRRAPPPPDEIARCHQACGWRQLDLDTGARRLRRHNCGPIDLCGIAKGFAVDLVAETLFELGIHHALVEIGGELRGHGVKPDGSPWWVEIDRPAQAAAGVAAEPMLVALHDLAIATSGCERGFTRGAQHFSHTLDPRTGWPIANGMVTATVLHRSCMEADAYATALMVLGPDAGADFAARHQLAAIIRFSGNDDAIIAERTTPMLDQMLS
- a CDS encoding DUF2271 domain-containing protein; the protein is MRLLISAALTTLAAGPSLASEATISIDIPQLNVVEYHKPYVAMWVEAADGGKVTNLAVWYEVNNKKNEGAKWLKDMRQWWRRAGRELTMPVDGLSSPTRAPGTHQIKFDSADKPLDGLTPGSYQLVIEAAREVGGRELLKIPFEWPPKAPATGEAKGERELGAVTLKLTP